The Hordeum vulgare subsp. vulgare chromosome 7H, MorexV3_pseudomolecules_assembly, whole genome shotgun sequence DNA window CTTTTGATCTCTAAGGTGGACATGTGATAATTCTTTTTTCCTGGAGAATGAAAGGAATGTAATTTTCATCAACCAAACTTGTTCTGATGCCCAGTTGGGTTAGTCACATGAGATTTTTGGTTGGCATATGATACATCTGTAAATAGTGAATATGTTATATATGCATGTGCAACTTACCATATAGAAACTTCCATAGATAGTATGGAGCGATATCTCATGACAATTATTATGGTTGTGCAGAGAATGCACGTGTGATGGTGCTTGCTGCTACAAACAGACCTTCCGAGCTAGATGAGGCCATCCTCAGGCGCTTCACGCAGATATTTGAAATTGGGGTTCCTTCTCGCAGTGAAAGAAGCAAGATACTTCAGGTTATACTGAAGGGAGAAAACGTCGAGTCTAACATTGATTACGATTACATTGCCAGCTTGTGTGAGGGCTTTACTGGGTCAGACATCCTAGAACTGTGCAAGCAGGCTGCATTCTATCCTATCAGAGAGATTTTGAACAGCGAGAAAGATGGGACAAGAGCAAACGTGAGTATTCAATACCTTTCTCTACAGTGAATCTAACTTccctttggtattccaccctatCAGGAAAGTTCCCTTTTGTTTGGGAACCCCTCAGCGTTTATGTCTGGATAGCGAAATAGGACCATAAAGCTATTAACACAAGTTCTTTATTATGTATTGGTTCTGAATTTTTTGCTTGTGATTGCTGCCTCAGAGTCCAAGAGCCTTGAGGCAATCGGACCTGGAGAAAGCTCTTTCAACATCTAGAAAGGGAAAGAAGGCCGCAAGCGGTGCGGCGTCAGGTTTCCAGTCTCCTGTGTGGACCCGTCCGTCGGATCCTGAAGATGACCAGGTACAGAGCGCAATCTTTGAGATATCTAAGCTGATGTCTCGAATAGTTCAGAACAGTCAGTCGGAACCGCAGGAGCCATCTTCACCTTAAAGGTTTTCCTTTTGCTAGATCTCTGAAAAATCCGCAGTGGAGTAAGAGCTGGCATTACCTACCTAGATTCAGCATATGTATTGGTTCGGTTAGCGTCATGGGGCTGCTCTCTGGTTTTTGAAGTTAATTGCAGCTGGCAAAGCCTGCACTGATGTTTTGGGTTCCATGGTTCTCTGTGTGGAAAATACAGAATTCTATACTTCTGTGGAACATTTGGTCTGTTCGTCACCTTGTAATTTTCCTTTTGGAACATGACTATTGTAGGGTAGACAGACTCTAATACGTACTGAAGAAATGTGCCCTTCCATCATCATTCCACGGTTCACAAACACCATTGTTTCTTTTCATATTCATATCATCTGAACATTATTTACATCACTTGTCCTGGGACCCTTTGCCTTCTCTTTCACCTTGGATGAGGCGAGCACCAATACGAGATAAACGATCAATGACGCTTGTATTTTCAGTCAAGAATTGCTGAATCTATCAGTCTATAGGTATCATAATATCACGAGCATGAAGAGCACTTGCTTGATGTCTTCATCACGCTTGGTGGAGAGCATGAAGAGACGTTTGTATTTTCTGCTAAGATTAATCGCTGAATACATCATATGGTATGGTATCGTGTCGTATGGTATCACGAGGAGCATGAAGAGCACCTGCTCGGTGTTTTCATGGCGCTGGTCTCCATCATGGACAGCTCCTGCGACAGCGAGATGCCCTTGAGCACCAGGACGTCGTCGTCGCCATCCCCGTTGCCcctcgccgcctccagcggcTTCCTGGACACGGCGGCGTGGATCTCCTCGAGCAGGCCGAGGAAGGCGGCCTCGACGTTGTCGCCGCTGAGCGCGGACGCCTCGTAGAAGAAGAGCCCCTGCTCCTCCGCGAAGGCCTCGGCCTCGTCGGCCCCGACCTCCCGACGCGCCGGCGCGGCGGTGGCGAGGTCGGCCTTGTTGCCGACGAGCGCGACGACGATGGACTTGTCGGCGTGGGCGCGGAGCTCGGCGACCCAGCGCGCGGCGTGCCCGAAGGAGTCCCGGCGGGTGACGTCGTAGACGAGCATGGCGCCCAGCGCGCCACGGTAGTAGGCGCTGGTGACGGCACGGTAGCGCTCCTGGCCGGCGGTGTCCCATATCTGGGCCTTGACGCGGCGGCGGGCGATGTCGACGGTGCGCGTCTGGAACTCGATGCCGATGGTGGACTTGGAGTCGAGGCAGAAGTCGCCCCGCGTGAAGCGCCCCAGCAGCTGCGTCTTGCCCACCCCCGAGTCGCCGATCACCACCACCTTGAACACGTAGTCCGGCTCCTCCATCGctctgccgtctgcctccggcgaTCGGTCCGAACGCAAGCTGCACCTGTATACGGCGGCCGGTATCAGACACAATCTAGGAGCTAGCTCATGCGTGTATGTCGTCTGACATCCGTGCCTCTGCTTGTGTAGTGCTCCTATATAAATTATGTTGGTGACGCAGGGGCCGGAGAGTGGTTGAAAGGAGGGGGTTGCTCACTTGCACTTGCACCGCTGCTCCCACTATAGTAATGGAGGCGCTATCTGCTACTAGTATTTGATTGATTATTTTTTTGTCCATTTTCATGTTATGTTTTATTAGTTGTCCTGCCTTTTTTTTTCCTTCAAGATCAAAGTGTTGTTCTTGGTTCATCATAGCCGCTAGTGATATCCAACTGCTTACGTACACGTAGCCGGGTACGTACTGCCTGCCTGCCTCCGGCGCCTTTCTCTTTCGGCACTCATTGTAGAGTACGCAGGACGCGTACAGTACGTACGTAGCTTTAATATTTCCCTTTCTTTCACCAAGTATTCCTCCACAAAGTTGATTAGGTAGAAAGCCGATCCTCATGCACGCATGATCCATCATTCATTCATCCATCCATTCATTCATATATTCCAAATCCACCACATAAGGCCAGCCGTGTGTGTGTGTCCACTCCATTTCCTGCCCTATATGTTCTGCCCTTTGACACAGAAGAATCCGACGGTGAAAACAAAAACAGTAGTATCACATGTCAGCATGCATGTGGCCACAGAATATATAGATCCACGGCAGTTGGTTGAGGATTAGTATGCGTGCAAGTCATATACAATCGCCAGGATCGACGTCGCCGGATGTCACACGGGCTCGTGTGTCACGCGGTGCCTAACCTGATCACTCCTTCACGTTGATTGGTCGGCCCGAGCGACCCATCGGTCGATGGAGACGGATGGATTTCGTCTTCCATTATATTGCATGCATGCTGTGATGAATCTCTTAATTCAACtgcatgccatgccatgccatgatGCCAACCCTTCTTTACAACAAGGCAGGAAGCAACAGTGCGTAGCAGCTGCCTGGTCGATTATTGCGTCCAAGTCTCAACTCTTAGTTGAAGCTTTTCAGTTATTAATCGGTCTCTTCTACGTACGCGACAGCTCAGGCAGACAGTACAAGTATTATATTGGGGGCATGACAGGGCTGGCACTATGCATTGCATAATGTTCAGCGGGCAGGGGCACCTCTCAATCACGAATTGTTTTAGTTCGGAGCGGTTGACTGGCCTTATCTACATGACTAGAAACATCTGCGTTCGATCGACTACAATATTATCATGGTGGCAAGCAGTTGGACAGAAGATCTGTGACGCGTACGCGCATGGAAAGTGCTCACAGTCATCAATTACACAATCACAATACTATAGCAAGCAGATGGACACCGGCGGTACGTACGTGCATGTGCATGCACCAGCCAACAATCCTCTGAAGTAGTACGAACCGAAAAGATAGCATGGCACGTACGCGCGTCAAGCGCTAGTCGTAGTGGGCGGGGCCGTGGGCGCGCTTGCTCCTGGTCGAGgtcgaggacggcggcggcggggcgagcaggTGGTCGCAGAGGGCGGCGAACTCGGCCATGACGTCCGCGACCATGGCGGCCTTGCCCTTGCCGACGAGCAGCCGCACCAGCGCGCCCACCCGCGCGTCAGGCTCCTCCAGGCGCTGCCCGCGGGGCGGCTCCCTCAGGCGCCGGAGCAGGGCGCGCGCGTGGCGGGCGGCCCCCGGCAGCGTGCCCGCGCGGAGGGACGCGTCGGCTAGCGCGGCCGCGTAGCCCGTGGCGGCGcggctgctggtggtggtgattCTCGTGCCGGCACGCGCCGGGTGCGCCGGCGGAGCGGCGGAGGCCGACGctgacgacgaggaggagcggcggggcggcgcgggaacGGTCAGGCGCGCGGAGATGGAGGAGGCCGGGGGCGGGTGCCTGAGGTGGAGCGCGCGGTGGTGGGGcgggagggaggcggcggcggcggagggcagCGCCCCGTGGTGGTGCAGGGACACGGCCGCGTCCATGGCGCCCGGTGTGGAGACGGAACGGCTGAACGTGAACGAGTGGCGCCGGTGGCTTGTGCTCACGCTGGCTGATCTGCGCCGCGCGCGCGTGCGTTGGTCCTCGGATTGGGTTGGGTTTGGGCGTTTGGGTGGGCGACGTGGACACGCACGCGCACGGCGGCCGGACAGTGAACCGGGCGCGCCCGGCGACGTGGCCACGGCCACGCAGCAGCAAGTGGCCGGCGTGGTCCAGAGCGGGAAGAGACACCGTTGATTTTACTTTCTTGGGAAATTCTATTTAGAAAAGCCGCATGATGGAGCGGTTTGCATCCTTTTTTctcatacatgcatgcatgcaatgatgtcatgggattctttttaaatgattgaatttaaaaacttttatttcttaaaccgttaattcgaCCAATGattcgttttcgtcgttgactttGTTCCGATAAaagcttcaaaactagatcccatgtcgacatgttttgaTAATTTTTTTTTTTGCCCGTACTTATCACATTTGTTGTGCTTATTtatcatattagtaagtacttacttgtctgataaaaaataacttaatcgccaaattttttgaaaactgcgtataaatatgacatctagacataatcaaaatggcaagcacaaacaatttttttttgacgattacgcgcaaaaatatgacaactcaacatatttaaaaccggtGACCACAAAAAATCTTTTTTGATCATCGTTTATAAATATGATAACTCGACATAGTTAAACTAACAAACACATAAAATAGTTTTTTTgacaaagttgtatgtaaatatgacaagtttgcatatttaaattgacaaacacaacctatgacaatgcttttatatcatgtataatgaaaactgTTACATGGTTTTATACAAAAAAATATTAAGAGTgttaattaagttattttttcaggcaagtaagtggttaataatatggcaagtgGGGTCAAAAAATATGGCAAGTATGGAtgaaaaaaaatagttgacggaacatgtcgacatgggatctagtttcgaagaactcgtcgagagaaagtcaatggtgaaagcggatcatcgattgaattaacggttttgtagatacaactttttaaaattcaaaatcaaaaagaatcttgatgacatcattgcatgcatgtagcagttttcattatacataatgatatcattgcacgcatgcatgcatgagagaaATATGTAATGGGTGATTAACAGGAGGTTAATTTTTTGCATTGAAATGTGATTAAGTGAGCCGCCGCACGGCAAGACGTAGGTGCGGCGCCGCTCCCTAGCGTTAATCAAGATGATAATAATATACAAATTTTCAAAGTGGTTTCACTTATTTCCTCATAACCGAAAATTTAATATCAAAATAAGATAATGATCCACGACAAACATATATAATAGTTAGGAAAACAATCTATTGATCAAAAACCATAATAAG harbors:
- the LOC123407242 gene encoding ras-related protein RABA3-like produces the protein MEEPDYVFKVVVIGDSGVGKTQLLGRFTRGDFCLDSKSTIGIEFQTRTVDIARRRVKAQIWDTAGQERYRAVTSAYYRGALGAMLVYDVTRRDSFGHAARWVAELRAHADKSIVVALVGNKADLATAAPARREVGADEAEAFAEEQGLFFYEASALSGDNVEAAFLGLLEEIHAAVSRKPLEAARGNGDGDDDVLVLKGISLSQELSMMETSAMKTPSRCSSCSS
- the LOC123407243 gene encoding uncharacterized protein LOC123407243; amino-acid sequence: MDAAVSLHHHGALPSAAAASLPPHHRALHLRHPPPASSISARLTVPAPPRRSSSSSASASAAPPAHPARAGTRITTTSSRAATGYAAALADASLRAGTLPGAARHARALLRRLREPPRGQRLEEPDARVGALVRLLVGKGKAAMVADVMAEFAALCDHLLAPPPPSSTSTRSKRAHGPAHYD